From one Culex quinquefasciatus strain JHB chromosome 3, VPISU_Cqui_1.0_pri_paternal, whole genome shotgun sequence genomic stretch:
- the LOC119769543 gene encoding uncharacterized protein LOC119769543 isoform X2 yields MILRNQSCERQVYKLDLAFRTCKGRRFNSASKRAFSKQAGLASAQLHHQMHEVLFFGGHGVQIRRCRTCWNDHRRLGKPGAHFRHRTQVVQLPRGQETNLAFTPVQNLLDQSAYMIIRC; encoded by the exons ATGATTCTAAGAAATCAGTCATGC GAACGTCAAGTTTATAAGCTCGACCTCGCTTTCAGAACCTGCAAAGGGCGGCGTTTCAATTCCGCCTCCAAACGAGCGTTCAGCAAACAGGCAGGCCTGGCTAGCGCTCAACTCCACCATCAAATGCACGAGGTGCTGTTCTTCGGAGGTCATGGCGTTCAAATACGCCGGTGCAGAACCTGCTGGAATGACCACCGTAGACTCGGCAAGCCTGGCGCTCATTTCCGCCATCGAACGCAAGTGGTGCAGCTCCCCAGAGGTCAGGAGACAAACCTGGCGTTCACGCCGGTGCAGAACCTGCTGGACCAATCAGC GTACATGATTATTCGGTGTTAA
- the LOC119769539 gene encoding uncharacterized protein LOC119769539 — protein MDAEQFKMFMKHQEKAQAELIASLQKMVVKQSTTPAAGSSAGPALPLPPPLELAGDMEANFEFFKQNWKNYASAAGMDGWPDTMKKQKTSILLSVIGSAARQKYFNFELTVAETDDPELALAAIKEKVVRKRNKFVDWINFFGLSQDSDESIDDYLMKLKVLSKSCQFGALEKEMLRFKIVTSNKWPNLRTRMLGMQDLKEDAAVDMCRAEELVVTYGQVVGRTFEEVKKIRKKKECKFCGEWHEFEKGVCPAFGKRCNHCGRKNHFERVCKSDRRKRSKSKRNVHKVRDSLEDHSEESDSNESSSGSEASAVIGKIENSPELGGHVTAELDFYVDGKWQTSRCNLDTGANTSLVGYTWVTTMTGCARPKLLPSDCRLKNFSGAEIPVLGAIVVPCRREGRKYKLLLQVVNGSHIPLLSARVCKILKLVQFCDTVSESSSLSEEPVLEINRVCAFRRGGRSGETGEDHQQLIQDLPCVGCRARCWHPA, from the coding sequence ATGGACGCTGAGCAGTTCAAGATGTTTATGAAGCATCAGGAGAAGGCGCAGGCGGAGCTCATTGCATCGTTGCAAAAAATGGTCGTGAAGCAGTCAACAACGCCGGCCGCTGGAAGTTCGGCGGGCCCCGCTTTGCCGCTTCCCCCTCCGCTGGAGCTGGCCGGAGACATGGAGGCAAACTTTGAGTTTTTCAAGCAGAATTGGAAGAACTACGCATCCGCCGCTGGGATGGATGGTTGGCCGGACACGATGAAGAAGCAGAAAACGAGCATCCTTCTGTCAGTGATCGGAAGTGCAGCGCGCCAAAAGTACTTCAACTTTGAGCTTACGGTTGCAGAGACGGATGATCCGGAACTTGCTCTGGCAGCGATCAAGGAAAAGGTAGTGCGCAAACGGAACAAGTTCGTCGACTGGATCAATTTCTTTGGCCTTTCGCAAGATTCGGACGAAAGCATCGACGACTACCTGATGAAGCTGAAGGTTCTGTCGAAGTCATGCCAGTTCGGAGCTCTTGAGAAAGAAATGCTGCGGTTCAAGATCGTCACATCGAACAAGTGGCCAAATCTCCGGACCAGGATGCTGGGCATGCAGGACCTGAAGGAAGATGCGGCCGTCGACATGTGCCGCGCAGAGGAACTCGTTGTGACCTACGGCCAAGTTGTGGGCCGCACTTTTGAAGAGGTCAAGAAGATTCGGAAGAAGAAGGAGTGCAAGTTTTGCGGCGAATGGCACGAGTTTGAAAAAGGAGTCTGCCCTGCTTTTGGTAAGAGGTGTAACCACTGTGGCCGAAAGAACCATTTTGAAAGAGTGTGCAAGTCGGATCGGCGAAAACGATCAAAGAGCAAGCGGAACGTGCACAAGGTTCGAGATTCTCTGGAAGATCACAGTGAGGAGTCGGACAGCAACGAGTCGAGCAGCGGCAGTGAAGCAAGCGCAGTGATCGGCAAGATCGAGAACTCGCCAGAACTTGGAGGCCATGTGACGGCGGAGCTGGATTTCTACGTCGACGGTAAGTGGCAAACATCCCGCTGCAATTTGGACACTGGTGCAAACACAAGTCTCGTGGGTTACACTTGGGTAACAACGATGACCGGATGTGCCAGACCAAAGCTACTACCGTCAGACTGCCGCCTAAAAAACTTCAGTGGAGCAGAGATCCCTGTCCTCGGTGCGATCGTTGTTCCCTGTCGACGCGAGGGCCGCAAATACAAGCTTCTTCTCCAGGTAGTGAATGGATCGCACATTCCCTTGCTATCAGCGAGAGTTTGCAAGATACTGAAGCTTGTACAGTTTTGCGACACCGTGTCTGAATCTTCGTCTCTGTCGGAAGAGCCAGTGTTGGAGATCAACCGAGTCTGTGCTTTTCGTCGGGGTGGCCGAAGCGGAGAAACCGGAGAGGACCATCAGCAGCTGATTCAAGATCTGCCGTGTGTTGGTTGCCGAGCAAGATGCTGGCACCCAGCGTAG